The proteins below are encoded in one region of Holophagaceae bacterium:
- a CDS encoding PD-(D/E)XK nuclease family protein: MAFSPFEGVLLDDPREPIPGALAVLLHLRVERQLAMAQRRARLPREAVLDRSKACQELLRQGLLPGQVRQLAGQGLRLGSASDAHSLVSLLEHVDAYLEAVDAAGFLEPYRALWEAAERQQGGGRGFWVERAVEDGPLLARLDDLAPPRLRALMAMPGAGTVRFQLATERGSGARGLFDRRAPHLVDQLLPNLETAASDLEHFEIETPVGWAENPWGSALDGLFEGPLKLDEEAGRYCQRGLLPTPFAVLRAAVEQAAAWVEAGIEPHRITLIHPDPESIGDFLHGLLQAEGLGLASVPGRSLDRVGPWTSLLGLFEGLLAEDPQSMAEGLLAAESGTWRDLAEGLMALDQTGAAAIRTVPAHAGIAEPWGRILSLRTRREAPGAWAEILQRQGLGLGLVRSGDDFYGIIGLLKEAWGQERGPWTLADMLDALRAFLEVGTEAPQRGSDGGIPLISPSALLKGWQGAQATLLLDLGEGSWPAQMHPPADLDWDRRAAINTALRAAPQHGGFPPALQAFWLPRAEMDERLPRSFHRDAFAFNTALALTRERLVALSSATDAEGQGRSQGIFWKALEGAGEWRLDPSRSFTGLRHRWDSGAGALDGLASERQSNLCVQDPGAFPALHVHAPEADWTPGWWMEGGSEDRPLSPTRLESLARCPFRVLAERGLGLSSWRPGKRTALDVGTVAHALMQRMLEGLEDAAHWPEAFQARHALLRKDAWTLESLLQNRWEGDSEAILSALREPPSPRDRERLKLAMEALIPGLAEGLAWDLAQEGPTKAECECLGLEDGEDGWKRSLLGLELEIAAQDVGPELGLDGPLWIRGQVDRLERWAQGADGRPCFLRVVDYKTSSRAHLAEYQKDGGLLGPHLQLPLYQWLVERSFGMPATALLWPLKESGSVLPAMFAASDEERRSALKAHVKLLVERARAGDFPAVAGNHCGTCALSALCGRPVDVEDAEAGDMAETAEAGAIPAASGAEA, from the coding sequence ATGGCTTTTTCTCCCTTCGAAGGCGTGCTGCTGGATGATCCGCGGGAACCCATTCCGGGGGCGCTGGCGGTGCTGCTCCACTTGCGCGTGGAACGGCAGCTGGCGATGGCCCAGCGGCGGGCCAGGCTGCCGCGGGAGGCGGTCCTGGACCGCTCCAAAGCTTGCCAGGAGCTGCTGCGCCAGGGACTGCTGCCTGGCCAGGTCCGCCAGCTCGCGGGGCAGGGGCTGCGGTTGGGTTCCGCCTCGGATGCGCACAGCCTGGTTTCCCTGCTGGAGCATGTCGACGCCTACCTGGAGGCCGTGGATGCGGCTGGATTTCTGGAGCCTTATCGCGCCCTGTGGGAAGCCGCGGAACGGCAACAGGGCGGCGGCCGGGGCTTTTGGGTGGAACGCGCGGTGGAGGATGGCCCGCTGCTGGCGCGGCTCGACGACCTGGCGCCGCCGCGGTTGCGTGCGCTCATGGCGATGCCCGGGGCCGGCACCGTGCGGTTCCAGCTGGCCACGGAGCGGGGCAGCGGCGCCAGGGGGCTCTTCGACCGCAGGGCTCCGCATCTCGTGGATCAATTGCTGCCCAATCTCGAAACCGCCGCATCGGACCTGGAGCATTTTGAAATTGAAACGCCGGTCGGTTGGGCCGAGAATCCCTGGGGATCCGCGCTGGATGGGCTGTTCGAAGGACCGCTGAAGCTCGATGAGGAGGCAGGGCGGTATTGCCAGCGCGGCCTGCTGCCCACGCCCTTTGCAGTGCTGCGCGCCGCGGTGGAACAGGCCGCGGCCTGGGTCGAAGCGGGAATCGAACCGCATCGGATCACGCTCATCCATCCGGATCCCGAATCCATCGGCGATTTCCTCCACGGCCTGCTGCAAGCCGAAGGGTTGGGCCTGGCTTCGGTTCCCGGCCGCAGCCTGGATCGCGTGGGTCCCTGGACATCCTTGCTTGGCTTGTTCGAAGGCCTGCTGGCCGAGGATCCCCAGTCCATGGCCGAAGGCCTCCTGGCTGCGGAGAGCGGCACTTGGCGGGATCTGGCGGAGGGCCTGATGGCGTTGGACCAGACCGGCGCCGCAGCGATCAGGACGGTTCCGGCCCACGCCGGCATCGCGGAGCCTTGGGGCCGGATCCTGTCCCTGCGCACCCGCCGGGAGGCCCCCGGGGCTTGGGCCGAGATCCTTCAGCGCCAAGGCCTGGGCTTGGGCCTGGTGCGCAGCGGGGATGATTTCTACGGCATCATCGGATTGCTGAAGGAAGCCTGGGGCCAGGAGCGTGGACCCTGGACGCTGGCGGACATGCTCGATGCGCTGCGGGCCTTCCTGGAGGTGGGCACCGAGGCCCCGCAACGCGGCAGTGATGGGGGCATCCCTTTGATTTCACCCTCCGCCTTGCTTAAGGGCTGGCAGGGGGCCCAGGCCACCCTGCTGCTGGACCTCGGGGAAGGGTCCTGGCCCGCTCAGATGCATCCGCCCGCGGACCTGGATTGGGACCGCCGCGCGGCCATCAACACCGCGCTGCGGGCGGCCCCTCAACACGGCGGTTTTCCTCCGGCGCTCCAGGCATTCTGGCTACCCAGAGCCGAAATGGATGAGCGCCTGCCACGGTCCTTCCACCGCGATGCGTTCGCGTTCAACACGGCCCTCGCGCTCACCCGGGAGCGCCTGGTGGCCTTGAGTTCCGCCACCGATGCAGAAGGGCAGGGACGGTCCCAGGGGATTTTCTGGAAAGCCCTCGAAGGCGCCGGGGAATGGCGCTTGGATCCGTCGCGTTCTTTTACGGGGCTCCGCCATCGCTGGGACAGCGGGGCTGGCGCTTTGGACGGGCTGGCGTCGGAGCGGCAGTCAAACCTATGCGTCCAGGATCCGGGAGCCTTCCCGGCGCTGCATGTCCACGCCCCGGAGGCCGATTGGACTCCGGGCTGGTGGATGGAGGGTGGGAGCGAAGACCGGCCCCTCTCGCCCACGCGGCTGGAATCGCTGGCGCGCTGCCCATTCCGCGTGTTGGCGGAACGGGGCCTGGGGCTATCGAGCTGGAGGCCCGGGAAGCGGACCGCGCTGGACGTGGGCACCGTGGCCCACGCGCTCATGCAGCGGATGCTGGAGGGATTGGAGGACGCGGCCCACTGGCCCGAGGCCTTCCAGGCGCGGCACGCCCTGCTGCGGAAGGATGCCTGGACCCTGGAATCCCTGCTCCAGAACCGGTGGGAAGGGGACTCGGAGGCCATCCTCTCGGCCCTGCGCGAGCCGCCATCTCCTCGGGACCGCGAGCGGCTCAAACTTGCGATGGAAGCGTTGATCCCAGGCCTTGCGGAAGGTCTGGCATGGGACCTTGCCCAGGAGGGTCCGACCAAGGCGGAATGCGAATGCCTGGGGCTGGAGGACGGCGAGGACGGTTGGAAGCGCTCCCTCCTGGGGTTGGAATTGGAGATCGCCGCCCAGGACGTGGGACCGGAGCTGGGGCTCGATGGGCCGCTCTGGATCCGCGGCCAGGTGGATCGGCTGGAACGCTGGGCGCAGGGCGCGGATGGGCGCCCTTGTTTCCTGCGGGTGGTGGACTACAAGACCAGCAGCCGCGCGCATCTCGCGGAGTACCAAAAAGACGGCGGCCTGCTGGGCCCGCACCTGCAGCTGCCCCTCTACCAATGGCTGGTGGAGCGCTCCTTTGGAATGCCGGCGACCGCCCTGTTGTGGCCCCTGAAAGAGAGTGGATCCGTCCTTCCGGCGATGTTCGCTGCAAGCGATGAAGAACGCCGCAGCGCCTTGAAAGCGCATGTGAAGCTGCTGGTGGAGCGGGCCAGGGCCGGAGATTTTCCAGCGGTCGCCGGAAACCATTGCGGCACGTGCGCGCTCTCGGCTTTGTGCGGCCGGCCCGTGGATGTGGAAGACGCGGAAGCCGGCGACATGGCTGAAACCGCCGAAGCGGGCGCGATCCCGGCGGCCAGCGGGGCGGAAGCATGA
- the ccsA gene encoding cytochrome c biogenesis protein CcsA codes for MNPFLFQSILHWSAVGLYILATVFCAHALLWDHPRRTRWGWWLAVAGLAPHSAALIARWVEVGHGPYMLKYEVLSSNAWIAVAMLLIAIWRRPSWAGLALVALPGAILMVGLGLLTSPEARSLPPTLRSIWLVFHVLFNKLAVGAFLLSFASAVILLRKLKGAASRWLDRFPAAEVLDAYTVRYVGFGFVFWSTTIVMGAIWANQSWGRYWGWDPIETWSLVTWLCYGSLLHLRVFYRLGPRATAWITVACFTVSILTVFIFPFLIPSMHAAYFQ; via the coding sequence ATGAATCCATTCCTGTTCCAATCCATCCTCCACTGGTCAGCGGTTGGCCTCTACATCCTGGCCACCGTCTTTTGCGCCCATGCGCTGCTTTGGGACCATCCCCGGCGGACCCGCTGGGGATGGTGGCTCGCTGTGGCCGGCCTGGCGCCCCATTCGGCCGCGCTCATAGCGCGCTGGGTGGAGGTTGGCCATGGACCTTACATGCTGAAGTACGAGGTGCTCTCTTCCAATGCCTGGATCGCCGTCGCCATGCTGCTGATCGCCATCTGGCGCCGCCCATCCTGGGCCGGGCTGGCCCTGGTGGCCCTTCCGGGCGCGATCCTCATGGTCGGCCTGGGGCTGCTGACCAGCCCCGAAGCACGCAGCCTGCCGCCGACGCTCCGATCCATCTGGCTGGTGTTCCATGTGCTCTTCAACAAGCTGGCGGTGGGGGCGTTCCTGCTTTCCTTCGCGTCCGCCGTGATCCTGCTCCGGAAGCTGAAAGGCGCAGCCAGCCGCTGGCTGGATCGGTTCCCGGCCGCCGAGGTGCTCGATGCCTACACCGTCCGGTACGTGGGGTTCGGCTTCGTCTTCTGGTCCACCACCATCGTGATGGGGGCCATTTGGGCCAACCAATCCTGGGGCCGCTATTGGGGCTGGGATCCCATCGAGACCTGGTCCCTGGTGACCTGGCTCTGCTACGGGAGCCTGCTCCACCTGAGGGTGTTCTACCGCCTCGGCCCCAGGGCCACCGCGTGGATCACGGTCGCCTGTTTCACCGTGTCGATCCTGACCGTCTTCATCTTCCCGTTCCTGATCCCCTCCATGCATGCGGCCTACTTCCAATGA
- a CDS encoding cytochrome c biogenesis protein ResB — protein MVTSHLKRFFRAPATIIGEILFIALLGGLGAALPQRGVATAAELAHLRDHGAFVTALVDRLTLDHVFTSPAFLAALGLATVSLSIVVVEQIRRLRAQWNLVPTEAHFRNAPFRREFTRPAQGASKSVAIRSRGRLGLAGSPLFHTGLLCVIFAGGLRAMFGTEAVVDLYEGETLPATVEAWGAQWPGLLGKPFRLYDPLTLKAVYEDHYPSGEVKGLGLSLAFHGPEGTQVREMAVNQELRMRHGRLYMDAKRGPAALVEWEIPGATPIRTAALMEQKESQAYGTYVQGPRNLKARLRAVMPTGGQRPDSIEVRVLDGGSTLMEVVLKPGETLAITGGGLLRLHGLPAWARLHGNYDPALQLLYVGFALALAGATLTYGVVKVDELVSVAPEDGQERVVVAMRPHRFPPLFQDRFERLVRRHGGQP, from the coding sequence TTGGTAACCTCCCACCTGAAACGCTTCTTCCGCGCCCCGGCGACCATCATCGGGGAGATCCTCTTCATCGCGCTACTCGGCGGCCTGGGCGCTGCCCTGCCCCAGCGGGGTGTGGCCACTGCCGCGGAACTAGCCCATCTCCGGGATCACGGCGCCTTCGTCACGGCCCTGGTGGACAGGCTCACCTTGGACCACGTTTTCACCAGCCCGGCCTTCCTGGCCGCACTGGGTTTGGCCACCGTGTCCTTGTCCATCGTGGTGGTGGAGCAGATCCGCCGCCTGCGCGCCCAATGGAATCTAGTTCCCACCGAGGCCCACTTCCGGAACGCGCCCTTCCGCCGCGAATTCACACGGCCCGCTCAAGGGGCTTCTAAATCTGTGGCCATCCGCTCACGGGGCCGCCTGGGCCTGGCGGGATCGCCCCTGTTCCACACCGGTCTGCTCTGTGTGATTTTCGCTGGCGGCCTGCGGGCCATGTTCGGCACGGAGGCGGTGGTGGACCTCTATGAAGGCGAGACCTTGCCGGCCACCGTGGAGGCCTGGGGCGCCCAATGGCCCGGGCTGCTGGGAAAGCCCTTCCGCCTGTACGACCCCCTGACCTTGAAAGCAGTCTACGAAGACCACTATCCTTCCGGCGAAGTGAAGGGTCTCGGCCTGAGCCTGGCCTTCCATGGGCCTGAGGGCACTCAAGTGCGCGAGATGGCCGTGAATCAGGAATTGCGGATGCGCCATGGCCGTCTCTACATGGACGCCAAGCGCGGGCCAGCCGCACTGGTGGAATGGGAAATCCCAGGTGCGACACCAATCCGGACAGCCGCCCTCATGGAACAAAAGGAATCCCAAGCGTACGGAACCTATGTCCAAGGCCCGCGGAACCTGAAGGCCCGTCTCCGGGCAGTGATGCCTACCGGAGGCCAGCGGCCAGACTCGATCGAGGTTCGCGTGCTGGACGGGGGATCCACCTTGATGGAGGTGGTGCTCAAACCCGGGGAAACCCTAGCCATCACCGGTGGTGGCCTATTGCGGCTGCACGGCCTGCCTGCCTGGGCACGGCTCCACGGCAACTACGACCCGGCCCTGCAATTGCTATATGTGGGCTTCGCCCTGGCCTTGGCGGGCGCCACTCTCACCTATGGGGTGGTGAAAGTGGACGAACTGGTGTCGGTGGCTCCCGAGGATGGCCAGGAGCGGGTGGTGGTGGCCATGCGCCCCCATCGGTTCCCACCACTTTTCCAGGACCGCTTCGAGCGCCTGGTGCGGCGCCATGGAGGACAGCCATGA
- a CDS encoding radical SAM protein → MSKVLFVVPPYTSWGVDAIGTWPPLQIAYLAGAAERAGHEARIYDAMNTEGATFETVRAEIERYLPDIVVAYDYLPVTGAISTAVVPAALKCLGSAKAIDPTITTLLGGPFPTFKYHELLRDPSGAVDIVLRGEAEATLPELLAALPGEPLDGVRGIAFLRDDEVIATEIRPHIADLDTIKPAWHLLDWPAYRYRIDPPGRMASILTSRGCMMGCSFCSHRAFWRGDWRARTPEDVMEEVRLLVDRHQVESITLIDPYPTHDRDRWERLLDLFIEADLGVRLLMETRVEDIVRDEDILPKYRKAGVVHMYLGAEGSTDEMLDMLNKGTNTSLNARAIRLAQEHGMVTEASFMIGHPSETWESIDRTIEVALRMSPDIAVFPVLTPMPFTPLYEEMKHRVRVHDYSKYNLATPIIEPYAMTLEEVSIALGKCYMDFYSKKIPEIRALPDGFKRRYLLSACKEMMSAYGRHFSHLGTKMPTMPPHHGSPQMQP, encoded by the coding sequence ATGAGCAAGGTTCTTTTCGTGGTGCCGCCTTACACGAGCTGGGGCGTGGATGCCATCGGCACCTGGCCTCCGCTCCAGATCGCCTACCTGGCCGGAGCCGCCGAACGGGCCGGCCACGAGGCGCGGATCTACGATGCCATGAATACCGAAGGGGCCACTTTCGAGACCGTCCGCGCGGAAATCGAACGGTACCTTCCGGACATCGTGGTGGCCTACGACTACCTGCCCGTCACAGGCGCCATCAGCACCGCTGTGGTGCCAGCGGCTCTGAAGTGCCTGGGATCGGCCAAGGCGATCGACCCAACCATCACCACGCTCCTCGGTGGTCCCTTCCCCACATTCAAATACCACGAGCTTCTGAGGGACCCGTCCGGCGCCGTGGACATCGTGCTCCGCGGCGAAGCGGAAGCCACCTTGCCGGAATTGCTGGCGGCGCTGCCAGGAGAGCCGCTCGATGGAGTCCGCGGAATCGCCTTCCTCAGGGACGATGAGGTCATCGCCACCGAGATCCGCCCGCATATCGCCGACCTGGACACGATCAAACCGGCCTGGCACCTGCTTGATTGGCCGGCCTACCGCTACCGGATCGACCCCCCGGGGCGCATGGCCTCCATCCTCACATCCCGGGGCTGCATGATGGGGTGTTCCTTCTGCAGCCACCGGGCTTTTTGGCGGGGCGATTGGCGGGCCCGGACGCCGGAAGATGTCATGGAGGAGGTGCGGCTGCTCGTGGACCGGCACCAGGTCGAATCCATCACCTTGATCGATCCCTACCCCACCCATGACCGCGACCGCTGGGAGCGGCTTCTCGATCTCTTCATCGAGGCGGATCTTGGGGTGCGGCTGCTGATGGAGACCCGCGTCGAGGATATCGTCCGGGACGAAGACATCCTGCCCAAATACCGCAAGGCCGGGGTGGTCCACATGTACCTGGGCGCCGAGGGCAGCACCGACGAGATGCTGGACATGCTCAACAAGGGCACCAACACCAGCCTGAACGCGCGCGCGATCCGCCTGGCCCAGGAGCATGGCATGGTGACCGAAGCCTCGTTCATGATCGGGCATCCATCGGAGACCTGGGAGTCCATCGACAGGACCATCGAAGTGGCGCTCCGCATGAGCCCCGACATCGCGGTGTTCCCGGTGCTCACGCCGATGCCCTTCACCCCCCTTTACGAGGAGATGAAGCACCGGGTGCGCGTCCATGACTATTCGAAGTACAACCTGGCCACGCCCATCATCGAGCCCTACGCCATGACCCTCGAGGAGGTCAGCATCGCCCTCGGGAAGTGCTACATGGATTTCTACTCGAAAAAGATCCCGGAAATCCGGGCCCTCCCCGACGGGTTCAAACGCCGCTACCTCCTCAGCGCCTGCAAGGAGATGATGAGCGCCTACGGCCGCCACTTCAGCCATCTCGGCACCAAGATGCCGACCATGCCTCCCCACCACGGATCGCCGCAAATGCAACCCTGA
- a CDS encoding UvrD-helicase domain-containing protein, translating to MSRLPALNLADPALAAGLPGRSLAISAGAGSGKTFTLVALVLGFLGRDGARAFEVMATTFGRESAADLKARILGPLDKLAQWDWDRWNEALAGLRTGWEAWDAVMAAALAPGEIALAARQWSTEGRWPDWASTPEKARAHWIRTRREAESLEVSTVHGVALDILRRAGQAGADLLTADDPRMVALLRRAGREVLELPVSHRDHGAARKLLGWLEGEEAGEPRWQRISEAFDAHTDALGTWREDTDTGETADAFWAAAGEWVEAYRPFGETPIRAAKVTKKGQPHGNFIRHGLKKMAPAPPADAPRLGWLRFAESLAASFPKDDGEFPAQYLSEEFLEAMAPLGGALPDLLEHWLSLLLEQVFRRFLALKEDRRWLSYGDLVRRAHAHLRAVPPGRHPRLLLVDEFQDINPVQEVFLDALDAEATVVVGDPKQAIYGFRGGVAELLKQRIGKAAAHGLAFRLPRNHRSTAPVVKVANTFAQDIVPLLDAGAADPDGVQDDTGTARGEAMVALARVDSEHPKAADLPAAAAWIAALAGETGWQGLGMKELACAGPRRRALLLPGRNGLPALRRALQRRGVEPLVQTRDGFWESPGVRLVMALLECLAHPERPLPLFAVLRSPWIGATDRELLEQAERLRGGLRDSSAAALSPPQMDGIRWLQGLRGLSAQRVAAEGLARTGLLESIASTEVHGRLEPERARRNLDQFLGLLPSLPSDVSSAFSELDRLRARPRGDAPAEGAAANLLIQTVHASKGLEYEDVLLPMLNYSVKGIRKGEVGRGARQHLLLGWKLGKLQASGYRRLKQEEDARVRREGLNLMYVALTRARHRMVLLQQWSWDPAAGAFQAPPPASKRKEEKKASNWQHIASEFAARLPDLPCFDAPPAQHGSAASEPRAPRQAPGHTRPPSISGILVPSGDSPERSDRKRQGTALHGLLRDVLVRHAIDPEAAEAHLRANPAVARWPQAADQVRRFLAALQIQGWERFPRRTEFPLPDARGPGRTGFADLVIWEPDRADPDRIHLVDFKLAEGFGEFELEAYRVQLGGYRQALARLHPGIEVRAWLYAIEGGRFMEA from the coding sequence ATGAGCCGGCTGCCAGCGCTGAACCTCGCGGATCCGGCCTTGGCCGCAGGACTGCCGGGCCGGTCCCTGGCGATCTCGGCCGGCGCCGGCAGCGGCAAGACCTTCACCCTTGTGGCACTGGTGCTGGGTTTCCTCGGCCGCGATGGCGCCCGGGCCTTCGAGGTCATGGCCACCACCTTCGGCCGGGAGTCCGCCGCGGATCTGAAGGCGCGCATCCTGGGACCCCTCGATAAGCTTGCGCAGTGGGACTGGGACCGCTGGAATGAAGCCCTGGCAGGCCTTCGCACAGGCTGGGAGGCGTGGGACGCGGTGATGGCGGCTGCGCTTGCGCCCGGAGAAATCGCGCTGGCCGCGCGCCAGTGGTCCACCGAAGGCCGGTGGCCGGACTGGGCTTCAACTCCTGAGAAAGCCCGCGCCCACTGGATCCGCACGCGGCGCGAGGCCGAAAGCCTGGAAGTCTCCACGGTCCATGGCGTGGCCCTGGACATCCTGCGCCGCGCCGGCCAGGCCGGTGCGGACCTCCTTACGGCTGATGATCCCCGGATGGTGGCGCTGCTCCGGCGCGCCGGGCGCGAAGTTCTGGAGCTTCCCGTCTCCCATCGAGACCACGGGGCCGCGCGGAAGCTCCTGGGATGGCTGGAGGGCGAGGAGGCCGGCGAGCCCCGCTGGCAGCGCATCAGCGAAGCCTTCGACGCCCATACGGATGCCCTCGGGACTTGGCGCGAGGACACGGACACCGGGGAGACCGCGGACGCTTTCTGGGCGGCGGCTGGCGAATGGGTGGAGGCCTACCGTCCCTTCGGCGAAACCCCGATCAGGGCCGCGAAGGTCACCAAAAAAGGGCAGCCCCACGGGAATTTCATCAGGCATGGATTGAAAAAAATGGCCCCGGCTCCGCCGGCGGATGCACCGCGGCTTGGATGGCTGCGATTCGCAGAGTCGCTGGCAGCAAGTTTTCCGAAGGATGATGGCGAATTTCCAGCCCAGTACCTGTCGGAGGAATTCCTGGAGGCGATGGCCCCCTTGGGCGGAGCGTTGCCGGATCTGCTCGAACATTGGCTGAGCCTCCTGCTGGAGCAGGTGTTCCGCCGCTTCCTCGCCCTGAAGGAGGACCGGCGATGGTTGAGCTACGGGGATCTGGTCCGCCGGGCCCACGCGCATCTGCGGGCGGTTCCGCCCGGACGCCATCCCAGGCTCCTGCTGGTGGATGAATTCCAGGACATCAATCCCGTGCAAGAGGTCTTCCTGGACGCCTTGGACGCAGAGGCCACCGTGGTGGTGGGCGATCCCAAGCAGGCCATCTACGGATTTCGCGGCGGTGTCGCTGAACTGCTGAAGCAGCGCATCGGCAAGGCTGCGGCCCATGGACTGGCCTTCCGCCTGCCGCGCAACCATCGCTCCACGGCGCCGGTGGTGAAGGTGGCCAACACCTTTGCGCAGGACATCGTGCCCCTGCTGGATGCTGGCGCCGCGGACCCGGACGGCGTGCAGGACGACACCGGAACCGCGCGCGGCGAGGCGATGGTGGCGCTGGCGAGGGTGGATTCCGAGCATCCCAAGGCCGCGGATCTCCCCGCCGCGGCGGCCTGGATCGCGGCCCTCGCCGGCGAAACGGGATGGCAGGGCCTCGGCATGAAGGAACTGGCCTGTGCCGGCCCGCGCAGGAGGGCGCTGCTGCTGCCGGGGCGGAACGGCCTGCCGGCCCTCCGGCGCGCGCTCCAGCGGCGGGGCGTGGAACCGCTGGTGCAGACCCGCGACGGATTCTGGGAGAGCCCCGGGGTACGGCTGGTGATGGCCCTGTTGGAATGCCTCGCGCATCCGGAGCGCCCTCTGCCGCTCTTCGCCGTGCTGCGAAGTCCTTGGATTGGCGCCACGGACCGGGAACTGCTGGAACAGGCGGAGCGGTTGCGGGGCGGGCTGCGGGATTCCAGCGCGGCGGCCCTGTCTCCGCCTCAGATGGATGGCATCCGGTGGCTTCAGGGTCTGCGGGGATTGTCCGCGCAGCGCGTGGCTGCCGAAGGCCTGGCGCGTACGGGCTTGCTGGAGTCCATCGCTTCGACGGAAGTGCATGGACGCCTGGAGCCCGAACGGGCGCGCCGCAATCTGGATCAATTCCTGGGCCTGCTCCCCTCCCTTCCGTCGGATGTCTCCTCGGCCTTCTCGGAACTGGACCGCCTGCGGGCGCGGCCCCGGGGTGACGCCCCCGCGGAGGGCGCCGCCGCGAACCTGCTCATCCAGACGGTCCATGCCTCCAAGGGCCTCGAATACGAAGATGTGCTCTTGCCGATGCTGAATTACTCCGTGAAGGGGATTCGCAAAGGGGAAGTCGGAAGGGGTGCCCGGCAGCACCTCCTGCTCGGTTGGAAGCTCGGGAAGCTCCAGGCCTCCGGCTACCGGCGGCTCAAGCAGGAGGAGGACGCCCGGGTGCGGCGCGAAGGGCTGAACCTCATGTACGTGGCCTTGACGAGGGCCCGGCACCGGATGGTGCTGTTGCAGCAATGGAGCTGGGATCCGGCGGCTGGCGCGTTCCAGGCGCCGCCCCCGGCATCGAAGCGCAAAGAGGAAAAGAAGGCATCCAACTGGCAGCACATCGCGTCCGAATTCGCGGCGCGCCTGCCGGACCTCCCGTGCTTCGATGCGCCTCCCGCGCAGCATGGTTCGGCTGCTTCCGAGCCCCGGGCGCCCCGCCAGGCGCCCGGCCATACCAGGCCTCCATCGATTTCCGGAATTCTGGTCCCGTCCGGGGATTCCCCGGAGCGATCGGACCGCAAACGCCAGGGCACCGCGCTCCATGGCCTATTGCGCGACGTCCTCGTGCGGCATGCGATTGATCCTGAAGCCGCCGAAGCCCACCTGCGGGCGAATCCGGCGGTGGCCCGCTGGCCCCAGGCCGCGGACCAGGTCCGGAGGTTTTTAGCGGCGCTCCAGATCCAGGGCTGGGAACGGTTCCCGCGCCGCACGGAATTTCCGCTGCCGGATGCGCGCGGTCCGGGCCGCACAGGCTTCGCGGACTTGGTGATCTGGGAGCCCGACCGCGCGGACCCTGACCGCATCCATCTGGTGGACTTCAAACTCGCGGAGGGTTTCGGGGAATTTGAGCTGGAAGCCTACCGGGTCCAGCTTGGCGGTTACCGCCAGGCCTTGGCGCGCCTGCATCCGGGCATCGAGGTCCGCGCCTGGCTCTACGCCATCGAAGGCGGGCGGTTCATGGAAGCCTGA
- a CDS encoding lysophospholipid acyltransferase family protein, producing the protein MRQLPDNQITPAVFRQPRGWLWRAIGRTYLRLSGWRIEGRFPADLKYVVIVAPHTSNWDFTLGVAVVFAVELRVSWLGKHSIFRPPFTKFLRWMGGIPVDRSASHGVVGECVKAFETAPALMLALAPEGTRKGVSQWKSGFYQIATKAGVPILPVGFDFREHAVRLMPLFHPSGNLEEDLPRIQALFDDVHGCRRRPTEPAKD; encoded by the coding sequence TTGCGGCAACTTCCGGACAACCAGATCACCCCGGCGGTCTTCCGGCAGCCCAGGGGCTGGTTGTGGAGGGCCATCGGGCGGACGTACCTGCGCTTGTCCGGTTGGCGGATCGAAGGCCGTTTCCCCGCCGACCTCAAGTACGTCGTCATCGTGGCGCCCCATACCTCCAACTGGGATTTCACGTTGGGCGTCGCGGTGGTCTTCGCCGTCGAGCTGCGGGTTTCCTGGCTTGGCAAGCATTCCATCTTCAGGCCCCCGTTCACGAAATTCCTGCGCTGGATGGGCGGCATCCCCGTGGACCGCAGTGCCAGCCATGGGGTGGTTGGAGAATGCGTGAAGGCCTTCGAAACGGCTCCGGCGCTCATGCTCGCCCTGGCGCCGGAGGGCACCCGCAAGGGCGTGAGCCAATGGAAATCCGGCTTCTACCAGATTGCGACCAAAGCCGGCGTGCCGATCCTGCCCGTGGGTTTCGACTTCCGGGAGCATGCGGTCCGGCTGATGCCGTTATTCCATCCGAGCGGGAACCTGGAAGAGGATCTCCCCCGCATCCAGGCCCTGTTCGACGATGTGCACGGCTGCCGGAGGCGCCCCACGGAACCGGCGAAGGACTGA